In the Aquimarina spinulae genome, AGGCTCCACATAGTAAAAAAGGCAAACCAGCTAAAAAACTGAATAAGTCCTAGTTTTTTCATAGTAAGAGGCATACTTCCGATATTACTCAAAATATCAGGTATAAATTGGTTCTTTTTCTTCTTTTCTAGTTTAAATTCTTCCATATCCTCGGGAGGATATTCAGAAGTTGTAAAAACGGTATATAGAATACTGGCAAGAAAAACAAAAGCTCCAATAGCAAAAGCTATTTTTACCGACAGAGGGATTACACCGTTTGGAGCAGCATCACTTACCCCCATCTGAGAAATCATCCAGGGTAAATTACTGGCTACCCAGGTCCCAATACCTATGATAAGTGTTTGAGTAACAAATCCGTATGACCGTTGAGATTCTGGTAATTTATCTGCTACCAAAGCCCTAAAGGGTTCCATAGAAATATTTATAGAAGCATCCAGGATCCATAAAAATCCTGCTGCTACCCATAAAACCGGAGAATGAGGTACCAGAAACAAAGCTATAGAACTTAGTACTGCTCCTATTAAGAAATAAGGTCTGCGTCGACCCCATCTTGGGCTCCAGGTACGATCACTTAAGTATCCTATAATTGGTTGAACCAAAAGACCTGTCAAAGGAGCTGCAATCCATAATAAAGGTATTGCGTCTTTTTCTGCGCCTAAGGTTTGGAAAATTCTAGACATAAATCCGCCTTGCAATGCAAAACCGAACTGAATTCCCAGAAAACCAAAACTCATGTTCCAAATTTCCCAGAAACTTAATTTACGCTTGTTCATCAAGTAAATGTTTAATTATTACTATGATAAGCGAAACTACTTA is a window encoding:
- a CDS encoding MFS transporter, producing MNKRKLSFWEIWNMSFGFLGIQFGFALQGGFMSRIFQTLGAEKDAIPLLWIAAPLTGLLVQPIIGYLSDRTWSPRWGRRRPYFLIGAVLSSIALFLVPHSPVLWVAAGFLWILDASINISMEPFRALVADKLPESQRSYGFVTQTLIIGIGTWVASNLPWMISQMGVSDAAPNGVIPLSVKIAFAIGAFVFLASILYTVFTTSEYPPEDMEEFKLEKKKKNQFIPDILSNIGSMPLTMKKLGLIQFFSWFAFFTMWSLANPALTEHVFNTPAPIESTFNMEIQESAAAFEKANTAFQKSSNEVGRYMGTYGLSSMAFALILTFYTSRKRINRKWVHLISLVLGGLGFISMYFIPSPEWLFLSFTLVGFAWGSILSMPYAMLSSAVDPKKMGVIMGIFNMFIVIPQIVAAVGGVNFAYKLIGNETINAMLVAGISLIIAGMCNLLIVNKDAITYNPKGEIE